A single region of the Plutella xylostella chromosome 28, ilPluXylo3.1, whole genome shotgun sequence genome encodes:
- the LOC125488460 gene encoding uncharacterized protein LOC125488460: MKEYTSLLQVSKCLTNERMSQALTDWFNEDLQFTHWEYVSVPGKGDSYMSEVIKIKIHGKNPKTAVPKHVQVILKTIPKGLCRRLTLRSDQFFENEIRFYQDVLPALVKFQSTKNLKDPFVNYPRVFDSYTDGENDYIILGDATLENFVSAVRQEGIDIEHCKVTLKTFAKFHAISFAMKDQDPKGFKRISNCVFETYYHERYWPRYKKFWDRLCKIAIDAVEKEYPDSIYLNKIKQFATPEAYKKCIDAACNTDETGVISHGDAWTTNFLYKYDKQVPVDAKMIDFQLARCASPVLDISFFIYACTTQELRLKHYDELMKYYYDALASQIDEMGSDSKRVYPWDKYQEEVKKYSFFGLSCSMESTPLTVLDAEDAVDMDVPGDKAIDVDDFWKIGYFKTKEGRLREANNVVHCVDYGYI, encoded by the exons ATGAAAGAATACACGTCTCTGCTCCAAGTGTCCAAATGTCTGACAAACGAACGTATGAGCCAGGCTCTAACCGACTGGTTCAATGAAGACTTGCAGTTTACACATTGGgag TATGTCAGCGTGCCAGGAAAAGGAGACTCTTATATGAGTGAAGTCATAAAGATCAAGATTCACGGCAAGAACCCTAAAACTGCCGTTCCAAAACACGTCCAAGTCATTCTGAAGACCATCCCGAAGGGTCTCTGCAGACGCCTCACGTTACGAAGCGATCAGTTCTTTGAAAACGAGATAAGATTCTACCAAGACGTTCTACCAGCACTTGTCAAGTTCCAGTCGACGAAGAATTTGAAAGACCCTTTTGTTAACTACCCTAGGGTCTTCGATTCCTATACTGATGGAGAGAACGACTACATCATTCTTGGCGATGCTACGCTGGAGAACTTTGTCTCCGCTGTCAGGCAAGAGGGCATTGATATCGAACACTGCAAGGTGACTTTAAAAACCTTTGCCAAGTTTCATGCCATATCCTTTGCAATGAAGGATCAAGACCCGAAAGGATTCAAAAGGATCAGCAACTGCGTCTTTGAGACCTATTATCATGAGCGTTATTGGCCGCGTTACAAGAAATTCTGGGACCGCCTTTGCAAAATCGCTATTGACGCTGTCGAGAAGGAATATCCAGATTCTATTTACCTGAATAAGATCAAACAGTTTGCGACACCGGAAGCCTATAAGAAATGCATAGATGCCGCGTGCAATACGGATGAGACTGGTGTCATAAGTCACGGGGATGCTTGGACTACGAATTTCTTGTACAAGTACGACAAACAAGTCCCAGTTGACGCCAAAATGATTGACTTTCAACTGGCTAGATGTGCATCTCCAGTTCTAGACATCAGCTTCTTTATATACGCTTGTACAACGCAAGAATTGAGACTTAAACATTACGATGAACTCATGAAATACTATTACGATGCATTGGCGAGCCAGATCGATGAGATGGGTTCAGACTCCAAGAGGGTTTACCCCTGGGATAAATATCAGGAAGAGGTCAAGAAATACTCTTTCTTTGGTCTCTCCTGCAGTATGGAATCTACGCCTTTGACAGTGCTGGATGCAGAAGATGCGGTCGACATGGATGTTCCG GGTGACAAGGCAATCGACGTAGACGACTTTTGGAAGATTGGCTACTTCAAGACCAAGGAAGGACGGCTCCGAGAGGCGAACAACGTCGTCCATTGTGTAGATTACGGatacatttaa
- the LOC105393238 gene encoding mediator of RNA polymerase II transcription subunit 20: MGVTVLQQFPVPENKTGTYVIEMLSKRILALGATQQGQFLVDCESYLSHPQMGTTKTVHILHNSEQPASVFSILESGNKNIHVIADGLFDLFMIKLSQHYTSKKQTKIESKGPRFELGDFCIKLGSVTMNQSFKGILIEVEYRPCVTANAVWGLLREFLQGLLGSTTVIQPPQHLKNRMSEIYTPIDTVHQYLELFSAYRKTTALRVQ; the protein is encoded by the exons atGGGTGTTACAGT TTTGCAACAGTTCCCAGTACCTGAAAACAAAACCGGTACTTATGTGATAGAAATGCTATCCAAGCGGATTCTGGCCCTGGGTGCTACGCAGCAGGGACAGTTCCTAGTTGACTGCGAGAGCTACTTGTCCCACCCCCAAATGG GCACAACAAAAACAGTGCACATACTTCACAACTCTGAGCAACCGGCATCCGTGTTCTCAATCCTTGAGAGTGGTAACAAAAACATTCACGTCATAGCCGATGGGCTCTTCGACTTGTTCATGATCAAGCTGTCGCAACATTACACAtctaagaaacaaacaaaGATCGAGAGTAAAGGCCCACGGTTTGAACTGGGAGACTTTTGTATTAAACTCGGTTCTGTGACTATGAATCAGAGTTTTAAAGGGATTCTTATTGAG GTGGAATACCGTCCCTGCGTGACCGCCAACGCCGTCTGGGGCCTCCTGCGTGAGTTCCTGCAAGGCCTGCTCGGGAGCACCACCGTGATACAGCCTCCGCAGCACCTCAAGAACCGCATGAGTGAGATCTACACGCCCATCGACACAGTGCACCAGTATCTGGAGCTGTTCAGCGCGTATAGAAAGACCACTGCGCTGCGGGTGCAGTAG
- the LOC105393263 gene encoding uncharacterized protein LOC105393263 isoform X1: MEDYTSLLQVSKCLTNERLSQALTDWFKEDCQFTHWEYVKGTGAGDSYMSELMCIKIHGKNPKTDNPKHVQVILKSIPKGLCRRLTFRSNQFFENEIRFYEDVLPELIKFQATKNLKDPFVNCPRVFATYTDGENDYIILGDATLENFVTAAVRQDGIDIEHCRVTLRTFAKFHAMSFAMKDQDPKGFERISNRVVETYYLERHWPWYKKFWGRLCKIAIDAVEKEYPDSIYLDKIKEFATPEAFNKCIEAVRNTKETGVISHGDSWTTNFLYKYENKVPVDAKMIDFQLSRYASPVLDISFFIYACTTQELRLKHYDELMKYYYDALASQIDEMGSDSKRVYSWDKYQEEVKKYSFFGLTFSMESTPFIVLDPEDAIDMDISGDKAIDIDDFWNVGYFKTKEGRLREANNIVHCVDNGYI, translated from the exons ATGGAAGACTATACTTCTCTTCTCCAAGTGTCTAAATGTCTGACGAACGAGCGACTGAGCCAGGCTTTGACCGACTGGTTCAAAGAGGACTGCCAGTTTACACATTGGGAG TATGTTAAGGGAACCGGCGCAGGGGACTCATACATGAGTGAGCTCATGTGCATTAAGATTCACGGCAAAAACCCCAAAACTGACAACCCGAAACATGTTCAGGTCATCCTAAAGTCCATCCCGAAGGGTCTCTGCAGACGACTTACGTTTCGTAGTAATCAGTTTTTTGAGAACGAGATCAGATTCTACGAAGATGTCTTACCAGAGCTTATTAAGTTCCAAGCGACGAAGAATTTAAAAGACCCATTCGTGAACTGTCCCCGAGTCTTCGCAACTTACACTGATGGAGAGAATGACTACATCATTCTAGGTGACGCCACTCTAGAGAACTTTGTCACCGCTGCTGTCAGGCAAGATGGCATTGATATCGAACACTGCCGAGTAACTTTGAGGACCTTCGCCAAATTCCACGCAATGTCCTTTGCGATGAAAGATCAGGATCCAAAAGGATTCGAAAGGATCAGCAACAGAGTTGTTGAGACATACTATCTCGAGCGACACTGGCCTTGGTATAAGAAATTCTGGGGCCGGCTTTGCAAAATCGCTATTGATGCTGTCGAAAAAGAATATCCAGATTCCATCTACTTGGATAAGATAAAGGAGTTTGCTACACCAGAAGCCTTTAACAAATGTATAGAGGCGGTACGTAATACGAAGGAAACTGGTGTTATAAGTCACGGGGACTCTTGGACTACAAATTTCTTATACAAATACGAAAATAAAGTTCCAGTCGATGCTAAAATGATCGACTTTCAATTGTCCAGATATGCGTCTCCAGTTCTGGACATTAGTTTCTTCATATACGCCTGTACAACACAAGAATTGAGACTTAAACATTACGATGAACTCATGAAATACTATTACGATGCATTGGCGAGCCAGATCGATGAGATGGGTTCAGACTCCAAGAGGGTTTACTCCTGGGATAAATATCAGGAAGAAGTTAAGAAGTATTCGTTCTTTGGCCTGACGTTTAGCATGGAGTCTACGCCTTTCATTGTACTGGATCCGGAAGATGCGATCGATATGGATATTTCG ggAGACAAGGCTATAGATATTGACGACTTCTGGAATGTTGGCTACTTCAAGACCAAGGAAGGAAGGCTCAGGGAAGCAAACAACATAGTCCATTGTGTAGACAACGGATACATATAG
- the LOC105393263 gene encoding uncharacterized protein LOC105393263 isoform X2, translating to MSELMCIKIHGKNPKTDNPKHVQVILKSIPKGLCRRLTFRSNQFFENEIRFYEDVLPELIKFQATKNLKDPFVNCPRVFATYTDGENDYIILGDATLENFVTAAVRQDGIDIEHCRVTLRTFAKFHAMSFAMKDQDPKGFERISNRVVETYYLERHWPWYKKFWGRLCKIAIDAVEKEYPDSIYLDKIKEFATPEAFNKCIEAVRNTKETGVISHGDSWTTNFLYKYENKVPVDAKMIDFQLSRYASPVLDISFFIYACTTQELRLKHYDELMKYYYDALASQIDEMGSDSKRVYSWDKYQEEVKKYSFFGLTFSMESTPFIVLDPEDAIDMDISGDKAIDIDDFWNVGYFKTKEGRLREANNIVHCVDNGYI from the exons ATGAGTGAGCTCATGTGCATTAAGATTCACGGCAAAAACCCCAAAACTGACAACCCGAAACATGTTCAGGTCATCCTAAAGTCCATCCCGAAGGGTCTCTGCAGACGACTTACGTTTCGTAGTAATCAGTTTTTTGAGAACGAGATCAGATTCTACGAAGATGTCTTACCAGAGCTTATTAAGTTCCAAGCGACGAAGAATTTAAAAGACCCATTCGTGAACTGTCCCCGAGTCTTCGCAACTTACACTGATGGAGAGAATGACTACATCATTCTAGGTGACGCCACTCTAGAGAACTTTGTCACCGCTGCTGTCAGGCAAGATGGCATTGATATCGAACACTGCCGAGTAACTTTGAGGACCTTCGCCAAATTCCACGCAATGTCCTTTGCGATGAAAGATCAGGATCCAAAAGGATTCGAAAGGATCAGCAACAGAGTTGTTGAGACATACTATCTCGAGCGACACTGGCCTTGGTATAAGAAATTCTGGGGCCGGCTTTGCAAAATCGCTATTGATGCTGTCGAAAAAGAATATCCAGATTCCATCTACTTGGATAAGATAAAGGAGTTTGCTACACCAGAAGCCTTTAACAAATGTATAGAGGCGGTACGTAATACGAAGGAAACTGGTGTTATAAGTCACGGGGACTCTTGGACTACAAATTTCTTATACAAATACGAAAATAAAGTTCCAGTCGATGCTAAAATGATCGACTTTCAATTGTCCAGATATGCGTCTCCAGTTCTGGACATTAGTTTCTTCATATACGCCTGTACAACACAAGAATTGAGACTTAAACATTACGATGAACTCATGAAATACTATTACGATGCATTGGCGAGCCAGATCGATGAGATGGGTTCAGACTCCAAGAGGGTTTACTCCTGGGATAAATATCAGGAAGAAGTTAAGAAGTATTCGTTCTTTGGCCTGACGTTTAGCATGGAGTCTACGCCTTTCATTGTACTGGATCCGGAAGATGCGATCGATATGGATATTTCG ggAGACAAGGCTATAGATATTGACGACTTCTGGAATGTTGGCTACTTCAAGACCAAGGAAGGAAGGCTCAGGGAAGCAAACAACATAGTCCATTGTGTAGACAACGGATACATATAG